From Anoplopoma fimbria isolate UVic2021 breed Golden Eagle Sablefish chromosome 11, Afim_UVic_2022, whole genome shotgun sequence, one genomic window encodes:
- the LOC129097898 gene encoding RNA binding protein fox-1 homolog 3-like isoform X2 has product MAQPYTPAQYPPPPQNGIPAEFAAPHPLPTQDYSGQSRVPEHAMTLYTPTQTHSEPAGTDNSTPAITATTTAPTDDVTQTEGSQQLQLQHSDSSEKQQPKRLHVSNIPFRFRDPDLRQMFGQFGKILDVEIIFNERGSKGFGFVTFETSTDADRAREKLNGTIVEGRKIEVNNATARVMTNKKVANPYTNGWKLNPVVGAVYGPELYAVTGFPYPATGATVAYRGAHLRGRGRAVYNTFRTAPPPPPIPAYGAVVYQDGFYGAEIYGGYAAYRFAQPTTTAAYSDSYGRVYATADPYHHTIGPAATYSVGTMASLYRGGYSRFTPY; this is encoded by the exons ATGGCCCAGCCGTACACCCCCGCCCAGTACCCGCCTCCCCCACAGAATGGCATCCCCGCAGAGTTTGCGGCACCGCACCCGCTTCCGACGCAGGACTACAGCGGGCAGAGCCGGGTCCCGGAGCACGCCATGACCCTCTACACGCCCACACAGACGCACAGCGAGCCGGCCGGCACTGACAACAGCACGCCCGCCATCACCGCCACCACGACCGCACCG ACAGATGATGTGACGCAAACAGAGGGCtctcagcagctccagctccagcactCAGACTCTTCAGAGAAGCAGCAGCCCAAAAGGTTACACGTCTCCAACATTCCCTTCCGCTTCCGGGACCCCGACCTAAGGCAAATGTTTGGG caatTTGGAAAGATTTTAGATGTGGAGATTATCTTTAATGAGCGAGGATCCAAG GGCTTTGGGTTTGTAACTTTTGAAACAAGCACAGATGCTGATCGTGCACGGGAGAAACTAAACGGTACAATCGTAGAGGGACGCAAAATAGAG GTGAATAATGCAACAGCACGAGTGATGACGAACAAAAAAGTGGCCAACCCTTACACGAATG GCTGGAAGCTGAATCCAGTGGTGGGAGCTGTCTATGGTCCTGAACTCTATGCCG TAACAGGGTTTCCCTACCCTGCCACAGGCGCTACGGTGGCCTATAGGGGTGCCCACTTGCGAGGTCGGGGGCGGGCTGTGTACAACACGTTCCGCACggctccaccaccaccacccatccCAGCTTACGGAGC GGTGGTGTACCAAGATGGCTTCTATGGCGCAGAGATCTAT GGAGGCTATGCAGCATACAGATTTGCCCAGCCGACTACCACCGCTGCTTACAGTGACAG CTATGGCAGAGTCTATGCAACAGCAGACCCCTACCACCACACGATTGGCCCTGCCGCCACATACAGTGTGGGGACTATG
- the LOC129097898 gene encoding RNA binding protein fox-1 homolog 3-like isoform X1, whose amino-acid sequence MAQPYTPAQYPPPPQNGIPAEFAAPHPLPTQDYSGQSRVPEHAMTLYTPTQTHSEPAGTDNSTPAITATTTAPQTDDVTQTEGSQQLQLQHSDSSEKQQPKRLHVSNIPFRFRDPDLRQMFGQFGKILDVEIIFNERGSKGFGFVTFETSTDADRAREKLNGTIVEGRKIEVNNATARVMTNKKVANPYTNGWKLNPVVGAVYGPELYAVTGFPYPATGATVAYRGAHLRGRGRAVYNTFRTAPPPPPIPAYGAVVYQDGFYGAEIYGGYAAYRFAQPTTTAAYSDSYGRVYATADPYHHTIGPAATYSVGTMASLYRGGYSRFTPY is encoded by the exons ATGGCCCAGCCGTACACCCCCGCCCAGTACCCGCCTCCCCCACAGAATGGCATCCCCGCAGAGTTTGCGGCACCGCACCCGCTTCCGACGCAGGACTACAGCGGGCAGAGCCGGGTCCCGGAGCACGCCATGACCCTCTACACGCCCACACAGACGCACAGCGAGCCGGCCGGCACTGACAACAGCACGCCCGCCATCACCGCCACCACGACCGCACCG CAA ACAGATGATGTGACGCAAACAGAGGGCtctcagcagctccagctccagcactCAGACTCTTCAGAGAAGCAGCAGCCCAAAAGGTTACACGTCTCCAACATTCCCTTCCGCTTCCGGGACCCCGACCTAAGGCAAATGTTTGGG caatTTGGAAAGATTTTAGATGTGGAGATTATCTTTAATGAGCGAGGATCCAAG GGCTTTGGGTTTGTAACTTTTGAAACAAGCACAGATGCTGATCGTGCACGGGAGAAACTAAACGGTACAATCGTAGAGGGACGCAAAATAGAG GTGAATAATGCAACAGCACGAGTGATGACGAACAAAAAAGTGGCCAACCCTTACACGAATG GCTGGAAGCTGAATCCAGTGGTGGGAGCTGTCTATGGTCCTGAACTCTATGCCG TAACAGGGTTTCCCTACCCTGCCACAGGCGCTACGGTGGCCTATAGGGGTGCCCACTTGCGAGGTCGGGGGCGGGCTGTGTACAACACGTTCCGCACggctccaccaccaccacccatccCAGCTTACGGAGC GGTGGTGTACCAAGATGGCTTCTATGGCGCAGAGATCTAT GGAGGCTATGCAGCATACAGATTTGCCCAGCCGACTACCACCGCTGCTTACAGTGACAG CTATGGCAGAGTCTATGCAACAGCAGACCCCTACCACCACACGATTGGCCCTGCCGCCACATACAGTGTGGGGACTATG